The DNA window acgatccaaaacgtataaattatattaaaattttttttttaaaaaatcaatttttttggaaacgcgggttgaaccgcgttcccaaatgcTTCCTAAAAATCACTTGAAAATCCTTGCAAAAAAAACATCGTTATTGTTTGATTTCAgtgaatttaaaacaatatttgataaaatcaattagTTCCGACAATCATcagagataaaatttaaaatcttgaatCTACTTAGCCCTCAGTAAAATCTAAAATGGACGGTGCATTAATGCTAagatcaagtttttttcttttcctcttggGGCTAATTGTCTACTTGGATTGAAACAAGCCTCTTCAAGGCTTGGATGGCATCGAAggaataaacttttttttcctcgGCATTAGACAGAGAATCTGGTCGAGATGTTGCCTAGGATGGCATTGAGGGATTTATTCTTATTGTTCTGGAATGATGGGTAAGGCTGGCCTTAATTGGAAAGGAAGTGCAAGTGTCGCAAGTAAAAGAACAAGGGACGTCGAGGAAATTGTCAACATGTGTTACTACTTGTGCTAAAATCTTCCgatctatttctttattaattatttgacgATGATTAGGTAATGGTCGGATAACTGGTTGGTTCTTACAGAAACTTGTAAATGCTGACAATTATTATAGTGAGGGTGTCAATTCCAATTTCCAAGGATGGTCTAAATAATTTCCTGGATGTCATGTGCTGATGAAGAAAACAGAAACATTGCGTGCCTGTTCAAtcgaaaaaatttaaattttgttttgttttaaattaatatatttttaatgttttttaaattattttgatatgctgattttaaaaaataaaaaaatattattgatatatttttctgaataaaaaacactttgaaaagcaattataAACACACTTTTAAACACCCAAAGATGATGggcatccttttttttaattattgatgcCCAAGAATTCATCAATGCAAGAGCAAACTGAGCAGCTGAATTGCGTACAACAATAAGAGATTTAACAAAATCCTCATTGGTAGTAAAATAGGAAGATAAAAGCACCTTTAGTTCGCAAAACTGAGTAAAATCAGCTTGTTATGTTTCGTACATCATTTGGTTGCAAGAATTTTAGAAATGTAATGGACGACTTGATAAGACCTTATTCTAGTTcctgtagtttttttaaaataatttagtccatatatttgtttttatttacgtGTTTACTCTTAATTTTGTAATGGTTCATTACATGCAGTGCACGGATATTTCAGCTGATGAACATCATATATCATCAAGCAATTTTCGTTTAGGTTAAATCAACAAAGGAAATGAAGAATGCAGAATACATGATGCAATTTCAGCAGCTGAGTGGGATGCCCCTAACTTACTAAATTGATCAGGCCAGATACATGTAGTGCACGAATATTCCAGCTGATGAACAACATATATCATCAAGCAACGCGTAGGAACTTGAAAATTTTCTGTTAAAAACTGAAAATCAGGAATCATTAGACTAATAATTAGTGAGAAGGCGTCCGCAGCGTATCAGTTGTCAAGATGGAAGCAGTCCGGGATAATACAAGTTCATTCTACAGATACTTAAAAGCAAAGCCATTCAAGTATTTCTGATTGGTAACAGTCAATACATGGATAATTTTGAGCAACTTGGATGTAGAGTAACCTCAATTCAGCTGACACTACTCAAGCAAGGGGTAAGTTGTGAGAGATGGCCTGCTTCCCTGGGAAGATTAGGCTGGTTGGGTTGCAATCGCATAGCAAATATGCAAGGACCTTCATTTCAAAATCCCATAACAGAATTGTAGTCCCCTCCATTGTCAACCAAGCCGTATGGATCTTGATCCATTGCTTCCTTCATAACAAAAAGTGAAACATTTGCTTCAAGATTTTCCGTTAATAATATAATCTCTACTACCTGACTAGCTCGTTGGAGCTCCATACTTACTAGTTCCACTTGAAGTTTTCTGTTGATTTGCTCCACATTCCTCGCCTTTAACGGAACAATAAGAAGAAATAGATTCCAATGACTCAAATATCCAAGACAAAAGGACATCAAAGAAGATGGACAGAACTAAATGATCAAACAGGAATACCTTTTTCTTGGAAGTTTCAATCTGATTAGTAAGCACACGATCCTGTCACCAGAAGACAGTATTATAGTGGTTGAGTTGAAGTTTTCAGTTGATTTGCTCCAAATTATAAAGTAACAAAAGAACTGTCCAGACAAATTCTTGCTGAAACATTTATAGCTGAAGTATTCATAGTTCAAGAGCAAAACGTAGAAgttgaaatacatgtcaataGACCAGAATTGTTGTTTATATCCATTCTTGTGACAGTTTGAGCTGTCCAGCAAATTTTCCTAGTTTAGAACCCTAAGAATGCTGTGAGCTGGGCCGAATATCTTACCGCACGGTCATGAATAACCCTCCAAGCACTTTCCATATCGCTCTCAAGACTCTGCAGATCCTGAAAGCTCAAACCATTCAAACACTGACCCATCCTCTGCCTGTAAAGTATAATCAcgacaacataaaaaaaaatagcaaaaaacagaACAGATACCACCTATGAATAACGAGCATATGGACATCAAATTTCAGGCATTTTATCACCTCATCTCCCTCCTGATTTTCATGTTCACCTCTTTCAGTTTTTCCAAGTTCTCTTTCATTATCTGAGCACACAAGCTTTATACCATTACAGAGAAACACGGAGGGTCTTGACTTAGCACGCACaaaaaagataatagaaattagatataattaaacACCTCATAGTGGGAGCTCCAAAGATCTATTCCCTTAGTCTGCTGATACTGATCAAATATCCGCTTCGTTCTggccatgaaaaataaaatcaaaatatataaaagggaAGAAGGGTTTGACAGGAAAAGAAAACGAGGGAGAGATAGGGGACATACGTAGTGGAGGGGCTAGTGTAGTCGTGGACCTTGTCAGTGCAAGAAACCATGACAAGAGAGACCTCGGCATCACAAAGAACAGTGAGCTCATGAGCTTTCTTGAAGAGACCATTTCGTCGTTTGGAGTAAGTAACTTGCCTGTTAGTCGAGTTCTCAATCTTCTTGATCTGGATCTTCCCTCTTGCCATATTACTATTGCTTTCTCTACTTGATGAGCCCCTTCTCTCTTTAAGTTCCGCTATTCCTTCAAGCTGATAGCTAGCTAGCTCCTTTGAATTTAATTCtgaatctttcttttcttaatgaTATAAAGAGAAGAATATTAGAGATGGAAGAGAGGTGAAGGGAGAGGAGAAGGTTTGTTATAAATCCATCCATGTAGGTTAAAATGAAGAGAATTGCCAAAATGGTGAAAGGTTTTTGCAGGGATTGATAAAGCATGCTGATGTTATTTCCAAATGTATGATAGGGGACCATTGCTTTCCTCGCTCAGACAGACTAAATTGGCTGTAGACAAAATACTGCCTCCACTCCTGTTTAAAgttgattgatttgatttgatgctGAAATAAATCTCCAGTAATCAGGGGAGAATAATTTTATACATTTAGAAATCAGAACGGAGGAGCATGTGCTGGGGTCTAATTTCCTACTTCTTCCGATTTCCATGTGATAAATTTAGTGAATGAAACGGTcgtaattgttgttttttaaatgtgtttttttatttaaaaatatattagaataatattttttatttttttaattttatttatcatctcaacacattaaaataatttaaaaaaatttaaaaaaaatcagttttttttttttttaaaaaaaaccgtgAGATCACAAAAAGAAACACCACCAAAATGTACAAACATACCGATGCTGGCTCTGAACCAGATACAAGTTGAAAGCATTAGCCATTTGGAGatagataaataaatctatATGCTACTGAGCAAATTTCAGTTTTATcgtgtgtttttttagtttgaactcgcttttaaaagtttttaaattattttttatttgaaaaaaatatcatattatttatttttagattttaatgttctaatatcaaagataaaaaaaaataatgcattatcaatacaaaaatactttttaaaacctTCAATACAATTTGAATGGGAAAAAATGATGTATTCATCTTGTAaaatcttgcaaaaaaaaatttaagatcaaTTCCTGACCGTAGACTTTGTTtactatatttttcaatcatacAGAGCTGCCCAAATGACGCATTGATCAAATGATTGACTCGATTAAGAGCCCGTTTAGCtctgcggctgcggctgcgttttatttaaaacgcaGTTCGCAGTTGTTTGGTtaaggaaaaaattgatttactgTTCACTGGGCCCCCACTGAATTTCTGCGTTAGCAACGCAGGAAAGGAAAAGCAGTCatttcttaccttttttttcactgttcacattaattgcactgttcaatgaacagtgcaattaacatgaacagtgcaaaatgatgcactgttcatgtgaacagtgcaatcTTTTGCACTGcgtggacttttttttttttttagtgtgttaagttttgtttttgttaatttttttaatatttttttttaaaaaactagtttggagtgaattttatacatgataatattgtatctaattttattacacgctaaaaaattatgaaaactgtagttcttgtcggatgaattttgtacgtaatggaattgtagatagtttaatagaacaataaatttttttttatataaagtatgatttatttcatgatgttaccgcaatagttaaatccacaatatttaaattaaaaaccatcaatattaatatacatattttttaaattattttataacctcaattttaaaaatattcttaaccaaacacattaaactactttttcttcaacctcaatttcaatcacagttttaaccaaacacctattttttcaaacgaaccataactaaaagtactttttataaaataattttttccaaaccacaaccacaacagttaccgcaataccaaacacactctaactCGGAATAATTCACCTAACCCGTGATCTGAGCTGTGAATAAGATATGGACTGGGTCAAGTCTTACAACTTTTCTTCATTTTGGTATCAATATACACATAGGTATCTCAAATGGCCCAGTCTAATAGATTTTTACAAGCCTAAAACATCATTTAACAAGGCCTAAATAGCTTAAATCCTAGGCCCAATGAGATTTCATAGCTATAAGGTCAAGTTATAACTTAAAAAGGTGGGCTAATGTAAAACCGAGGCccacaacttttattttttgcctaTCAGGTTAAGGCTTTAGTTTCCCTGCATCAAAACGTAACAAGGAGTACCCGCATCCTCCTTCGCCTTTCTGGTAGGTATTTTTGGAAGTGtaatagtaaatattttttaaaatattttttattttaaaatatattaaattaatttttttttattttttaaaaaattatttttaacatcaacacattaaaataatataaaaatattaaaaaaatattaatttacagcaaaaaaaaataaatttaaattttttcaaaaacactttcaaaacgCGATGCGAAACACTCATATGTCAGAAGAATATGAAATTTAGaccctatttatttttgcatttcaaatgtacctttgaaaaaatttaaaaaacgcttttataaaatttgaaaatttttaatttttttattattttaaattaatatttttttgatattttcatattattttaatgtattaatattaaatattatttttaaaaaatatattattttaatatatttttaaataaaaaatactataataaaTAGCAGGATATGAGACCCGTGTTTCGTATCGACTCGGGTACTTAAGGGTGAGATGCAGAGTCCCAGTGACAGAGGTTAATAAATAGCTTGCCATGACCATGGAGATGACCTCTGGTTTTGATTGATGAGATTTGAGAACGATAGGCCGAGCTCCTACAAACAGGTCTTCTTAGGGTTGTCAAAAGTGGGGCAGTAGGAACGTGACAGGTAGTCCCGTAACCTTTGTTGAGACATTTGGTCTATCTAACGGCCATTACACCAATAATATGCTTAAAGGGTAACCTACGCTCTACAAATTTCAGCCTATTGACAACTATTACTTCATCATGTCTTTCACATGCAAGGCCAGACGGACCCCTCTCTATGTCCCAATTGGACCCACACTACAATGGGGACCGTGTATACCGAAGCCCTCCTGTGTATCAAATCTTCGGGGCCCAACAGTGGCTACGTATTTTGTGACGTGGGAGCTTACTTTTCTCTACTAATGGCAGGGGGGCAGGGGTAAAAAATAGGTTGTCTAATTTAACATACAATTGAAACTATCATCTAAGATCTGATAAAATGACACGCCGAGCAGTTGATGGATTAATTTCGCCAGACAAAAGGAAGAGAAAGTCGAAGCAATGTGGTTGTTTTCTTTACGGAGATTCACCTAATATATGCTCAAATAGTCTCCCTCCCTGTTGTATGGGGCAAGTTAGGACGGGTGGGGTAGGATTAGGGTTCTTGATTCGTGTCCGAAGTGACAATATCTGCTGGCTAGCTTTGGTAAATAAGAGCAAGGGAGGAACCTTGGTGACATAAAGGCACCAATATTTGTACTGCCATGTCTACTAGGACAAAAGAACCTCTCGTAAGTGCAGCTCAAAAGCTTATTTAAGTCCATAGACGTTGAAAGCACCAAAGAGTATTTCAAAGGCTTTGCTGGTGGGACCTTGAGATTCCTCGAACACCTTGTTAGCAAGATTTGTAGTAAGTAGTAACGTTTTAATACTCGGATCTAAAGGCAGACGTACAAGTGGCATATTGATTCAAATTACGTGTTTCTCCGAACATGTCTCCAAAGGGACGCGTTTTTTGCTTTTGCAAAGGTTACCTATAAATTTCACTACGGATCGCGCGCGTGTGTATGTGTTTTTCAAGTACTCGGCCTTCGAAGTTTGAATCGAGTGCTCCTTGGCCTTCACTTTTCCTCGAGGAACAATAAGCCTTCGAGGCCCTGATAAGTTCCTTTTGTTTAGTGCTAGACACACACAGTAGCGTGTGCTAAGCACGGCTAACTTTTAtttgtatatgttttttaaaaatgaacttgattagaaaaaaaaattaattggttttttaatgttttttaataattttaatatattaataaatactttaacatattttcaaataaaaaatttttttatagagtatTTTACATCATGATATTAACCGCACACAAAACAATGTAACATGTTTTTTCAACCAatcataatatttgatttatatattttgactaatattttttattttttattaagtttattaaaatcactgcatgataattaaattatgaattaaatcaAGTGTCTTTTTTCAAGAGCGTGAAACAAATTGCATTACGAAATAtacaagaatatatttttatttcaacaacaatTACAAAATATCTGAAGGATGATCAATTATTtgccaacaaatttttttttaatattgttaataatataagaatatatttttatttcagaagTAATTAAGAAATGTCTAATTAAGGATGATAGATTTTTCGTCAActaaaacttcttttttaatattatcgaTGATACATCAAATGTAACTCCCTAAAGAGAAATTAGCATACAGAGCAAATAAGTTCTATCCATTTGAAGGACTgttgttaattaaattattaaagggTATTGCTGATCGCTAATTAGTTGGTGATAAGTTTCATGATGCattgtttgtgttttgtaaGCAGTGTatgagttttttaataaaaaatatattaaaatattttttttaaatttttaatattagtatataaaattatttaaaaaatatctaaaaaatattaattataaaaacaatttaaaaaacatgttataatgtaaaaatatttattttatctgttaTTAATTGGTTTGAGGTAAAAACACAAGTCGGTATGTTTGAAATTTGCCAGCCAATGCAATCTTTTATGCCGTGGCTAAAACAAATTAGGGTGTTTTgaagagttatttttaaaattatttttttatttaaaaatatatcaaactaatttttttattttttaattttttttaatataaacacattaaaacaataaaaaatcaaaataaaatgtttttttttaaatcaaaatatttaaaaattctagTTTAAACATGCACGAAACACCACTATATAtgttgagttatttttaaaattatttttttatttaaaaatatatcaaactaatttttttattttttaaattttttttaatataaacacattaaaacaataaaaaatcaaaataaaatgttttttttaaatcaaaatatttaaaaattctagTTTAAACATGCACGAAACACCACTATATAtgttgagttatttttaaaattatttttttatttaaaaatatatcaaactaatttttttattttttaaatttttttttaatataaacacattaaaacaataaaaaatcaaaataaaatgttttttttaaatcaaaatatttaaaaattctagTTCAAACATGCACGAAACACCACTATGTTGTCTGTATTGTATGTAAAATAGCGAAGAAATGAACCTGATGTGACGACGCCTGTGATCTAAATCTTTGCAGAAGCTCTAGCCTTACGATATGACTGGTTTCCACTTTCCATACTaagatgatattgtttttttttaaaaaaaaataaaaatctttgaattaaaaacacattataattaatttcttttttatttaagcttattaaaaatatcataaaacattttaaaaaatataaatttaatattttttaaaataaaaaacaatttaaaaagaaagcacGTTTTAATTAAGCCATTCACCTTTGATCATTTTCCTTTAGAACGCGAAAAAGCTTTCACGATTGACAAGAAAACAGCAAGCATTATTTTGACATATGACCTTTCATGATTACCAAGTGTATGTGTTCTTCGAAAATATCATTATAGGTTCTAATTGTTCTAAATCAGCACGCTCCagaccaaaaactaaaaatactttctaccgaaatttaaattttttttacgtGCGACAACGTTGTATGCTTTGTGGCATGCAAAACAACAATTATCTCAATTAATGTCAATTCAATTATTTCATTCCTTAACGCAATTATTGAACAACCTTAATCCGCTTTTAATGATTTACGATCCGCTTTAACCTTTagatttgattattaattttttttcatgaattcattaatcttacatGACATTCATGACATAAAACTGACACGTGTCACTcactttataataataataataaaacaatggcAAAGCTTATATTTCTTGCGCTCAATCTTGTCTTGGGTGCATCTTTTAACCTGggcaaacaataaaaaactttaagttTCTTACCtcgtatttttttagttaaactctttttaaaataaataaataaataaataaagacttGTATGGACTCTACTATAGACCATAGTCTACAACATTGTGATGAATCCATTTAGTTATACTCCAGTTCAAGATATTACAccaattttttagaaaaacaatgtGGGTAACAATTCTAGtatactaattaaataaaattagattgtATTATAGGAAATACAATTATATAGCAAATTACTTTACCTTGTATGATTTTGATTATCCGTAGAGAGTTGCATTGTTAATACTATATACAACCCTAATTGTATAAATAGAGAGGATGACTACTACAATTGTTTAAGCCTTCTAAAAACTTATTCTATCTCAATTTGGCATTAAAGCTTTATACAAACCTATTCTTCATGGATCCTAATCAAAACACCAACGTTGCACTTAATTTTGCTGCTGATAAATCTGCAATGTCATTCTACTCCCTTGTTCTGCAACGAGTCCTTCATTCTTATTCTTCAATCATGCCAAAGACTTGACTTCACCAAAAGTTAAGTCACTTACTTATACTGAGTTGCATAACCATATACTCACCAATGAATATCTTTATAAAAGTTCTCTTGTGACTAACATTTCAGCCCCTCTGGTGCCTAACCTGTCTAGCAACTCTTTGGTCTTCTTTGCTCAGCGTCAATCCCATCAGTTTCATGACCAATCAGCGGGTGGTTTTGGAAACTCTTCTGACTGTTGTTCTAGAGGAAGGTTTTGAGGTGGATGGAGGCATAACAACCGTAACAGTTACAACAATAATTCTTTtagcaacaataacaattacaaCAATAATTACATCAATAATTCTCATCAGAATGGGCAGCATGGTAGTCGTTTTTCCTATAATAATCAGTGGTTTAAAAATCGCCAAACCAAATGCCAGTTAAGTTATGGTTTGGGACATTCTGTTTCACAGTGTCCACAATTTGTGAATTACTAGTGCTGCAAATGCTAACTTAGAATTCCATAATCATCATAGTACTACTCTAGCTACTTGGTTTCTTGACACAGGTGCTAATCAACATGTCACgcatgattttataaatatgaCAAATTCAGAACCTTATCCGGGCATTGGTTAGCTATATGTTGACGATGGTAAGGGACTTAGTATATCAAATGTTGCTCACTCTATCATCCGCACTCCAAAACATATATTTACCTTGTCAAATATTCTACATGTTCTCCATATTAAAAAGCCTTTATTATCTGTTCataaattttatcttgaaaataatagttttttttaatttcagtagtttgtgttttatgtcaaggatctgCTAACCAAAAAAGTGCTTCTTTCTTGTCAGATTATAGATGACTTTATGTTATCTTCGAGTTTTTTACAATGTCTTTACCTCAAGCATTATTGTATACCAGTCTGTCTACCTTTGATGATGTTTGGTATCGTCGTCCTGGACATCCTAATCCACATATCTTAAGTCTGTCAATGTCAAATAAAAAGGTTTCTTGTACTTCAAaaaattctcattttaattATCAAGCATGTTCTTTGGgaaaatcttattattttttttagagccTACAACTCACAAAACCTCTGCTCTATTTAAATTGCTATTGAGTGATGTTTGGGGACCCTCCTACGTTGTTTTTTGATGGTTTTTtctactttgttatt is part of the Populus trichocarpa isolate Nisqually-1 chromosome 2, P.trichocarpa_v4.1, whole genome shotgun sequence genome and encodes:
- the LOC18096106 gene encoding agamous-like MADS-box protein AP3, whose translation is MARGKIQIKKIENSTNRQVTYSKRRNGLFKKAHELTVLCDAEVSLVMVSCTDKVHDYTSPSTTTKRIFDQYQQTKGIDLWSSHYEIMKENLEKLKEVNMKIRREMRQRMGQCLNGLSFQDLQSLESDMESAWRVIHDRADRVLTNQIETSKKKARNVEQINRKLQVELEAMDQDPYGLVDNGGDYNSVMGF